One genomic window of Comamonas serinivorans includes the following:
- a CDS encoding 3-hydroxyacyl-CoA dehydrogenase/enoyl-CoA hydratase family protein, whose amino-acid sequence MSNRFPIRKVAVLGAGVMGAQIAAHLVNVQVPVILFDLKSVEGRPSGADAPTRPTASGSLPAGAHPGSGRPSAIAERAVANLAKLKPAPLGLASDAELIETANYDDDLKKLKGCDLIIEAIAERMDFKRDLYAKIAPQVAKHAILATNTSGLSIHALGEVLPEALKHRFCGVHFFNPPRYMRLLELIGTPDTDAAVLDTLEDFAIRTLGKGVVRAQDTPNFIANRVGTAGMLATVIEAEKAGLTLDVVDDLTGKRLGRAPSGTFRTIDVVGLDTVGHVIRTLQDNLNADTDSFYASYGTPAVLAKLIELGNLGQKTGAGFYKKAGRDILRFDARRGDYVPSGAKANEVYGRMLKRPAAERLKLLQASTGAEGRFLWAVLRNAFHYVAVHLKDIAESARDIDQAMRWGFAMQQGPFELWQEAGWLEVARLVQADIDAGRALSSEPLPDWVFSGPVAEAGGVHTAQGSWSAAKQRFVPRRELPVYQRQLVPELLLGEAPSTAGERGGHTLFEDATLRAWTPDGEVLVATLKTKMRVISPQAGEALSRALDLAEAEFNGLVIWPGSDPFSVGADLEAMLPGYVAGGADLVDAMQQELQQLFLRLRYAQVPTVAAVRGMALGGGCEMLVHCAKRVAALESYIGLVEVGVGLVPGGGGLTYIARRAFENAQTSTDKDLLHFLSEGFTAAAMAKVGTSALESRALGYLLPSDTIVANVDELLYVAIAEAKAMHAAGWRAPHKRLFAVGGRDAQATITGQLVNLRDGGFISQHDFDVARLIAGVVTGGDVDPGTRVSEEYLMTLERRAFGQLLGHPKTHARIMGMLATGKPVRN is encoded by the coding sequence ATGAGCAACCGTTTTCCCATTCGCAAAGTGGCCGTGCTGGGCGCGGGCGTGATGGGCGCGCAGATCGCCGCCCATCTCGTCAACGTCCAGGTGCCCGTCATCCTGTTCGACCTGAAAAGCGTCGAGGGGCGGCCCAGCGGGGCCGATGCCCCCACGCGCCCGACTGCGTCTGGTTCGCTGCCCGCGGGGGCTCACCCTGGCTCGGGGCGGCCCAGCGCCATCGCCGAGCGCGCCGTGGCCAACCTGGCCAAGCTCAAGCCGGCGCCGCTGGGCCTGGCGAGCGATGCCGAGCTGATCGAGACCGCCAACTACGACGACGACCTGAAAAAGCTCAAGGGCTGCGACCTCATCATCGAGGCGATCGCCGAGCGCATGGACTTCAAGCGCGACCTGTACGCCAAGATTGCGCCGCAGGTGGCCAAGCACGCCATCCTGGCCACCAACACCTCGGGCCTGTCCATCCATGCGCTGGGCGAGGTGCTGCCCGAGGCGCTCAAGCACCGCTTCTGCGGCGTGCACTTCTTCAACCCGCCGCGCTACATGCGCCTGCTGGAGCTGATCGGCACGCCAGACACCGACGCGGCCGTGCTCGACACGCTGGAGGACTTCGCCATCCGCACGCTGGGCAAGGGCGTGGTGCGCGCCCAGGACACGCCCAACTTCATCGCCAACCGCGTTGGCACGGCCGGCATGCTGGCCACCGTGATCGAGGCAGAGAAGGCCGGCCTGACCCTCGACGTGGTCGACGACCTGACCGGCAAGCGCCTGGGCCGCGCGCCCAGCGGCACCTTCCGCACCATCGACGTGGTGGGGCTGGACACGGTGGGCCACGTCATCCGCACGCTGCAGGACAACCTGAACGCGGACACCGATTCCTTCTACGCCAGCTATGGCACGCCGGCCGTGCTGGCCAAGCTCATCGAGCTGGGGAACCTGGGCCAGAAGACCGGTGCGGGCTTCTACAAAAAGGCAGGCCGCGACATCCTGCGCTTCGATGCCCGGCGGGGCGACTACGTGCCCAGCGGCGCCAAGGCCAACGAGGTCTATGGCCGCATGCTGAAGCGGCCGGCCGCCGAGCGCCTGAAGCTGCTGCAGGCCAGCACCGGCGCCGAAGGCCGCTTCCTCTGGGCCGTGTTGCGCAACGCCTTCCACTACGTGGCCGTGCACCTGAAAGACATCGCCGAGTCGGCGCGCGACATCGACCAGGCGATGCGCTGGGGCTTTGCCATGCAGCAGGGCCCGTTCGAGCTGTGGCAGGAGGCGGGCTGGTTGGAAGTCGCCCGCCTGGTGCAGGCCGACATCGACGCCGGCCGGGCGCTGTCGAGCGAGCCGCTGCCCGACTGGGTGTTCAGCGGCCCCGTGGCCGAAGCCGGCGGCGTGCACACGGCGCAGGGCTCGTGGAGTGCGGCCAAGCAGCGCTTTGTGCCGCGCCGCGAACTGCCGGTGTACCAGCGCCAGCTGGTGCCCGAGCTGCTGCTGGGCGAGGCCCCGAGCACAGCCGGGGAGCGTGGGGGCCACACCCTCTTCGAAGACGCCACGCTGCGCGCCTGGACGCCCGATGGCGAGGTGCTGGTCGCCACGCTCAAGACCAAGATGCGCGTGATCAGCCCGCAGGCCGGCGAGGCGCTGTCGCGCGCGCTGGACCTGGCCGAAGCCGAGTTCAATGGCCTGGTCATCTGGCCCGGCAGCGATCCGTTCTCGGTCGGGGCCGACCTGGAGGCCATGCTGCCCGGCTACGTGGCGGGCGGCGCGGACCTGGTGGACGCCATGCAGCAGGAGCTGCAGCAGCTGTTCCTGCGCCTGCGCTACGCCCAGGTGCCCACGGTGGCCGCTGTGCGCGGCATGGCGCTGGGCGGCGGCTGCGAGATGCTGGTGCATTGCGCCAAGCGCGTGGCGGCCCTTGAGAGCTACATCGGCCTCGTCGAGGTGGGCGTGGGCCTGGTGCCCGGCGGTGGCGGGCTGACCTACATCGCGCGCCGGGCGTTTGAGAACGCGCAGACCAGCACCGACAAGGACCTGCTGCACTTCCTGAGCGAGGGCTTCACGGCCGCCGCCATGGCCAAGGTGGGCACCTCGGCGCTGGAAAGCCGCGCGCTGGGCTACCTGCTGCCCAGCGACACCATCGTCGCCAATGTGGACGAGCTGCTCTACGTGGCAATTGCCGAAGCCAAGGCCATGCACGCCGCCGGCTGGCGCGCGCCCCACAAACGCCTGTTCGCCGTGGGCGGCCGCGACGCCCAGGCCACCATCACCGGCCAGCTGGTCAACCTGCGTGACGGCGGCTTCATCAGCCAGCACGACTTCGACGTGGCGCGCCTGATCGCCGGCGTGGTCACCGGCGGCGACGTGGACCCCGGCACGCGCGTGAGCGAGGAGTACCTGATGACGCTGGAGCGCCGTGCGTTTGGCCAACTGCTGGGCCACCCCAAGACGCACGCCCGCATCATGGGCATGCTGGCCACCGGCAAGCCGGTGCGCAATTGA
- a CDS encoding DUF2147 domain-containing protein, whose protein sequence is MTPTESTLLARLALGLLWAGTAAAASAQMTPVGTWRSVDENGQPKAQVRIEAQGEGASQVLTGRIEKVLRAGADPKAVCDKCTDARKDQPIVGLEIIRGAKKGEGDVWEGGRILDPEKGSDYGLRLTPIEGGAKLQVRGSLGPFFRTQTWQRVN, encoded by the coding sequence ATGACACCGACTGAATCCACCCTGCTGGCGCGCCTGGCCCTGGGCCTGCTGTGGGCCGGCACGGCGGCTGCCGCCAGCGCCCAGATGACCCCGGTGGGGACCTGGCGCAGCGTCGACGAGAACGGCCAGCCCAAGGCGCAGGTGCGCATCGAGGCGCAGGGCGAGGGCGCCAGCCAGGTGCTGACGGGCCGCATCGAGAAGGTGCTGCGCGCCGGGGCCGACCCCAAGGCGGTGTGCGACAAGTGCACCGATGCCCGCAAGGACCAGCCCATCGTGGGCCTGGAGATCATCCGGGGCGCCAAAAAGGGCGAGGGCGACGTGTGGGAAGGCGGCCGCATCCTCGACCCGGAAAAGGGCAGCGACTACGGCCTGCGCCTCACGCCCATCGAGGGCGGCGCCAAGCTGCAGGTGCGCGGCTCCCTGGGGCCCTTCTTCCGCACGCAAACCTGGCAGCGCGTCAACTGA
- a CDS encoding acyl-CoA dehydrogenase C-terminal domain-containing protein, with the protein MPSYTPPLRDMQFLLHEVFDSVERLKAIPRYAELDADTVNAVLEGAGQFAAEVTQPLNLSGDSEGCTLDRDTHTVTTPKGFKEAYAQFVAGGWPALSCEPEYGGQGLPFVANQCLYEMLNSANQAWTMYPGLSHGAYEALHAYGSDAQKQTYLGKLTSGEWTGTMCLTEPQCGTDLGLLTTKAEPQPDGSYRLTGSKIFISAGEHDMAENIVHLVLARLPDAPKGSKGISLFVVPKFLVNDDGSLGARNPIYCTGLEHKMGIHGNATAQISLEGAAGTLVGEPNKGLQAMFIMMNAARLGVGNQSLGLTEVAFQNALAYAKERIQMRSLSGPKAKDKPADPILVHPDVRRSLLTAKAYAEAGRALLVYCALLVDEHLYHPDEKRRKQANQLVALLTPIAKAFVTDNGFIATNECMQVFGGHGYIHENGMEQFVRDARINLIYEGTNTVQSLDLLGRKVLGDQGAALKLFGKEVAAFIEAEGVNEAMAEFINPLAFLADKLTKFTTELGFKAFTSPDEAGGASVDYLRVAGHLVYAYLFARMAKVAQTALAAGSTDPFYTAKLQTARFYVARLFPEVASRMQTARSGVANLLDTDAALA; encoded by the coding sequence ATGCCCAGCTACACGCCCCCCCTGCGCGACATGCAGTTCCTGCTGCACGAAGTCTTTGATTCGGTCGAGCGCCTCAAGGCCATCCCGCGGTATGCCGAGCTGGATGCCGACACCGTGAACGCCGTGCTGGAGGGCGCCGGCCAGTTCGCGGCCGAGGTCACGCAGCCGCTGAACCTGTCGGGCGACAGCGAGGGCTGCACGCTGGACCGCGACACGCACACCGTCACCACGCCCAAGGGCTTCAAGGAGGCGTATGCGCAGTTCGTTGCCGGCGGCTGGCCGGCCTTGTCGTGCGAGCCCGAGTACGGCGGCCAGGGCCTGCCCTTCGTGGCCAACCAGTGCCTGTACGAGATGCTGAACAGCGCCAATCAGGCCTGGACCATGTACCCGGGTCTCTCGCACGGCGCCTACGAGGCCCTGCATGCCTATGGCTCGGACGCGCAGAAGCAGACTTACCTGGGCAAGCTCACCAGCGGTGAGTGGACCGGCACCATGTGCCTGACCGAGCCGCAGTGCGGCACCGACCTGGGGCTGTTGACGACCAAGGCCGAGCCCCAGCCCGATGGCAGCTACCGCCTCACCGGCAGCAAGATCTTCATCAGTGCCGGCGAGCACGACATGGCCGAGAACATCGTGCACCTGGTGCTGGCGCGCCTGCCCGATGCGCCCAAGGGCAGCAAAGGCATCAGCCTGTTCGTGGTGCCCAAGTTCCTGGTGAACGACGACGGCAGCCTGGGCGCGCGCAACCCCATCTACTGCACGGGGCTGGAACACAAGATGGGCATCCACGGCAACGCCACGGCGCAGATCAGCCTCGAAGGCGCGGCGGGCACGCTGGTGGGTGAGCCGAACAAGGGCCTGCAGGCCATGTTCATCATGATGAACGCCGCACGCCTGGGCGTGGGCAACCAGTCGCTGGGCCTGACCGAGGTGGCGTTCCAGAATGCGCTGGCCTACGCCAAGGAGCGCATCCAGATGCGCAGCCTGTCGGGCCCCAAGGCCAAGGACAAGCCGGCCGATCCCATCCTCGTGCACCCCGACGTGCGCCGCTCGCTGCTGACGGCCAAGGCCTATGCCGAGGCCGGCCGTGCGCTGCTGGTGTACTGCGCGCTGCTGGTCGACGAGCACCTCTACCACCCCGACGAGAAGCGCCGCAAGCAGGCGAACCAGCTCGTCGCGCTGCTCACGCCCATCGCCAAGGCCTTCGTCACCGACAACGGCTTCATCGCCACCAACGAGTGCATGCAGGTGTTCGGCGGCCACGGCTACATCCACGAAAACGGCATGGAGCAGTTCGTGCGCGACGCCCGCATCAACCTGATCTACGAGGGCACGAACACCGTGCAGTCGCTGGACCTGCTGGGCCGCAAGGTGCTGGGCGATCAGGGCGCGGCGCTCAAGCTGTTCGGCAAAGAGGTGGCGGCCTTCATCGAAGCCGAGGGCGTGAACGAGGCCATGGCCGAGTTCATCAACCCGCTGGCCTTCCTGGCCGACAAGCTGACCAAGTTCACCACCGAGCTGGGCTTCAAGGCCTTCACCAGCCCCGACGAGGCGGGCGGCGCCAGCGTGGACTACCTGCGCGTGGCGGGGCACCTGGTCTACGCCTACCTGTTTGCGCGCATGGCCAAGGTGGCGCAAACGGCCCTGGCCGCCGGCAGCACCGACCCCTTCTACACCGCCAAGCTGCAGACGGCGCGCTTTTACGTGGCACGCCTCTTCCCCGAGGTGGCCAGTCGCATGCAGACCGCGCGCTCGGGCGTGGCCAACCTGCTCGACACCGACGCCGCACTGGCTTGA